From the genome of Marixanthomonas ophiurae, one region includes:
- a CDS encoding sigma 54-interacting transcriptional regulator, whose translation MKIENIKTFGDLKKAGFEYKTIKEELRRNLLQKLLKKETVFEGIHGYDYTVIPELERAILSKHNINLLGLRGQAKTRLARQMVSLLDEYIPVVAGSEINDDPFHPISRFAKELVHDKGDKTPIEWLHRDERFSEKLATPDVTVADIIGDVDPIKAANLKLTYADDRVIHFGMIPRANRSIFVINELPDLQPRIQVALFNILQEGDVQIRGFKLRMPLDVQFVFTANPEDYTNRGSIVTPLKDRIGSQILTHYPDDIKTARTITQQETMEASATKEKIYVPELAKDIVEQISFEARESEFIDAKSGVSARLSITAFENLLSTAERRALQNGEDKTSVRLSDFMGIIPAITGKVELVYEGEQEGASEVAEQLINSAVKRQFEGYFPKIEKLQKESDVDPYANVVAWFFEESGFELLDTLSDTEYKRQLNKIEPLEQLLKKHVPDISAKDKPFFKEFVLWALSEYKKLSKHNLGDGLEFKDVYGGYISGL comes from the coding sequence ATGAAAATAGAAAATATAAAAACCTTCGGCGACTTAAAAAAAGCTGGATTTGAATACAAAACCATTAAAGAAGAATTACGAAGAAACTTACTTCAGAAATTATTAAAAAAAGAAACGGTTTTTGAAGGAATTCACGGTTATGATTATACTGTTATACCGGAATTAGAACGCGCTATCCTTTCCAAACACAACATCAATCTTCTTGGATTGCGAGGGCAAGCTAAAACACGATTGGCGCGACAAATGGTTTCGCTGTTAGATGAATACATTCCAGTAGTTGCGGGAAGTGAAATTAATGACGATCCTTTTCACCCTATTTCTAGATTTGCAAAAGAATTAGTACATGATAAAGGTGATAAAACCCCTATTGAGTGGTTACACCGAGACGAACGCTTTTCAGAAAAACTAGCAACACCCGATGTTACCGTGGCCGATATTATTGGTGACGTAGACCCGATTAAAGCTGCCAATTTAAAATTGACGTATGCTGATGATCGCGTGATTCATTTTGGGATGATTCCGCGCGCCAATCGAAGCATTTTTGTAATAAACGAATTGCCCGATCTACAACCACGTATACAAGTAGCCTTATTTAATATTTTACAAGAAGGTGATGTACAAATTCGTGGTTTTAAATTACGAATGCCATTGGATGTACAGTTTGTATTTACTGCAAACCCAGAAGATTATACCAACCGGGGAAGCATTGTAACCCCATTGAAAGATAGAATCGGTTCGCAAATATTAACGCATTATCCTGATGATATTAAAACCGCACGAACCATTACTCAGCAGGAAACGATGGAAGCCTCTGCAACCAAAGAAAAAATATACGTGCCTGAACTGGCCAAAGATATTGTAGAGCAAATAAGCTTTGAAGCCCGTGAAAGTGAGTTTATTGACGCAAAAAGTGGGGTGAGTGCTCGGTTAAGCATTACCGCTTTCGAAAATTTACTGAGTACTGCCGAAAGACGCGCTTTACAAAACGGAGAAGATAAAACATCAGTTCGATTAAGTGATTTTATGGGTATTATCCCAGCTATCACAGGTAAAGTGGAATTGGTATACGAAGGTGAACAGGAAGGTGCCAGTGAAGTAGCTGAGCAATTGATAAACAGTGCTGTTAAAAGACAGTTTGAAGGTTATTTTCCTAAGATTGAAAAACTTCAAAAAGAAAGCGATGTAGATCCGTATGCCAATGTGGTCGCGTGGTTTTTTGAAGAAAGTGGATTTGAATTGTTGGATACGCTATCAGATACTGAATATAAACGTCAGCTTAATAAAATTGAGCCATTGGAGCAATTACTGAAAAAGCATGTTCCGGATATTTCAGCTAAGGATAAACCGTTTTTTAAAGAGTTTGTGTTATGGGCGCTTTCAGAATATAAAAAATTGAGTAAGCATAATTTAGGTGATGGACTGGAATTTAAAGATGTATATGGCGGGTATATTAGTGGGTTATAA
- a CDS encoding sulfite exporter TauE/SafE family protein produces the protein MELINSLSPYLLVGLFFLGAIAFTLSTISGGGGALMQIPILNFLIGTSQTAPVINLGTFISRPTRIIIFWKHIVWKIFWFYVPSAMIGAVLAAWLFAEVKIYWVQIIVGLFLVSTFFQYRFGKKERSFEVKLWYFIPLGFFISIIGTLTGGMGPILNPFLLNAGIDKESLVGTKAAQSFFLGIAQIGSYALFGLLTDELWVYGIAMGLGAIVGNLIGKWLLQRMSKLAFRKWVIAIMVISGLALIIKAISELL, from the coding sequence ATGGAACTAATCAATTCCCTCTCACCTTATTTACTTGTTGGTCTCTTTTTTTTAGGAGCAATCGCCTTTACACTTTCTACTATTAGTGGCGGTGGTGGCGCTTTAATGCAAATACCCATACTCAACTTTTTAATTGGTACTTCGCAAACGGCTCCTGTGATAAACTTGGGAACCTTTATAAGTCGCCCTACACGTATTATAATCTTCTGGAAACACATTGTCTGGAAGATTTTTTGGTTTTATGTTCCTTCAGCTATGATTGGTGCTGTTCTAGCTGCTTGGCTTTTTGCTGAAGTAAAGATTTATTGGGTACAAATTATCGTCGGACTGTTTCTGGTAAGTACCTTTTTTCAATATCGCTTTGGAAAAAAGGAGCGTTCATTTGAAGTAAAGCTCTGGTATTTTATCCCTTTGGGCTTCTTTATCTCCATCATAGGAACTTTAACCGGTGGCATGGGCCCAATCTTAAACCCATTTCTACTAAATGCTGGTATAGACAAGGAATCGCTCGTGGGCACCAAAGCCGCGCAATCTTTTTTTCTCGGAATAGCACAAATAGGTAGCTATGCCCTTTTCGGCTTATTAACCGATGAACTATGGGTTTATGGTATTGCTATGGGACTTGGAGCTATCGTAGGGAACCTAATTGGCAAATGGTTGTTACAACGTATGAGTAAACTCGCATTTAGAAAATGGGTAATTGCCATTATGGTGATTAGTGGACTCGCCTTGATTATAAAGGCTATTAGTGAGTTATTATAA
- a CDS encoding LysM peptidoglycan-binding domain-containing protein: MIKAKYQNVLDLGEKLKIQNGDVKEENGKLKIWGTANTQYDKDRLWDEIKKSGGENPQDLEADIKVADKNAYAYHTVEKGESLSKISKKYYGDPMKYNKIFEANRNILDNPDVIHPGQELEIPNK; the protein is encoded by the coding sequence ATGATTAAAGCTAAATATCAAAATGTTTTAGATTTAGGTGAAAAACTTAAAATCCAAAATGGTGATGTAAAAGAAGAAAACGGGAAACTAAAAATTTGGGGTACCGCAAATACCCAATATGACAAAGACCGTTTATGGGACGAAATTAAAAAATCTGGCGGTGAAAATCCACAAGATCTTGAAGCTGATATTAAAGTGGCAGACAAAAATGCTTACGCATATCATACAGTGGAAAAAGGAGAATCACTCAGTAAAATTTCAAAAAAATATTACGGTGACCCAATGAAATACAATAAAATTTTTGAAGCTAATAGAAATATATTAGACAACCCAGATGTTATACATCCTGGTCAAGAACTAGAAATACCTAACAAGTAA
- a CDS encoding fasciclin domain-containing protein produces the protein MKFKSIIMSLAVATMLFTACNDGKKKEAEAKAEAEKMEMEAQKKAEEEAMMAKKEFEQNTIASKAMNNQNMSTLVSALKKAGLAQTFMEEGEYTVFAPTNEAFEAVPKKNMDNLMMDENKTQLQGLLKYHVVSGEWTGDALMKAIKDNDNKYRVTTLQGENIVLSTKDGKIMVKDAKGNTATVVNGNMDASNGVVHSIDKVLMPKG, from the coding sequence ATGAAATTTAAATCAATTATTATGTCACTTGCTGTAGCAACGATGTTGTTTACTGCTTGTAATGACGGAAAAAAGAAAGAAGCTGAAGCAAAAGCTGAAGCTGAAAAAATGGAAATGGAAGCCCAAAAAAAGGCTGAAGAAGAGGCTATGATGGCTAAAAAAGAATTTGAGCAAAATACAATTGCCTCAAAAGCTATGAATAACCAAAACATGTCTACTTTAGTTTCTGCACTTAAAAAAGCAGGGCTTGCACAAACTTTTATGGAAGAAGGTGAATACACAGTATTTGCTCCAACCAATGAAGCTTTTGAAGCTGTTCCAAAGAAAAATATGGATAACTTAATGATGGATGAGAATAAAACTCAACTTCAAGGATTATTAAAATATCATGTTGTTTCTGGTGAGTGGACGGGCGATGCTCTTATGAAAGCAATAAAAGATAATGACAATAAATACAGAGTAACCACTTTACAAGGTGAAAACATTGTTCTATCTACAAAAGATGGTAAAATAATGGTTAAAGATGCTAAAGGAAACACGGCAACTGTTGTAAATGGTAATATGGATGCATCTAATGGTGTTGTTCACAGTATTGATAAAGTACTTATGCCTAAGGGATAA
- a CDS encoding proline iminopeptidase-family hydrolase, with product MKKLILLFSILAISISCKNEAETQTEEKSNQDDSETEYLSFTDKDDQFTGGIKMIPIETPKGTFNVWTKQTGNNPTIKVLLLHGGPGMTHEIYECFDGYFPQEGVEYYYYDQLGSYYSDQPDDKSLWKTERFVEEVEQVRKSLGLNSDNFYLFGQSWGGILAMEYALKYQENLKGLIVSNMVPSIPDYMKYNEKVLAPQLDPTVLKKIMQYEAAEDYSNEEYLNLIIENYYPKHVIRMPVDQWPNSIQRGFQHLNPDVYVTMQGPSEFGVKGDATLKNWDVKDRLHEITVPTLSIGATHDTMNPEEMKWLANNVANGRFHLCPNGSHLSQYDDQEVFFQGLIQFIKDVDSGSFKKV from the coding sequence ATGAAAAAACTAATCTTATTATTTTCCATTTTAGCAATTTCAATCAGTTGTAAAAATGAAGCTGAAACCCAGACTGAGGAAAAAAGCAACCAAGATGATTCAGAAACTGAATACCTTTCTTTTACTGATAAAGACGACCAATTTACTGGCGGAATTAAAATGATCCCTATAGAAACACCAAAAGGAACGTTCAATGTTTGGACCAAGCAAACCGGTAATAATCCTACAATAAAAGTGTTGTTATTACACGGCGGACCTGGGATGACACACGAAATTTATGAATGTTTTGATGGTTACTTTCCGCAAGAAGGAGTTGAATATTATTATTACGATCAATTGGGGAGTTACTATAGCGATCAACCAGACGATAAAAGCCTCTGGAAAACCGAACGTTTTGTAGAAGAGGTGGAGCAAGTACGTAAGTCACTAGGCTTAAACAGTGATAATTTTTATTTATTTGGGCAATCGTGGGGCGGTATTTTAGCAATGGAATATGCTTTAAAATATCAAGAGAATTTAAAAGGATTAATCGTTTCGAATATGGTGCCTTCCATTCCTGATTATATGAAATATAATGAAAAGGTATTAGCACCACAACTTGATCCTACGGTTCTGAAAAAAATCATGCAATATGAAGCTGCCGAAGATTACAGCAATGAAGAATACCTCAACTTAATTATTGAAAATTACTACCCAAAACACGTAATCCGTATGCCGGTAGACCAATGGCCTAATTCGATACAAAGAGGGTTTCAGCACCTTAATCCAGACGTATACGTAACCATGCAAGGTCCGAGCGAATTTGGAGTTAAAGGCGATGCCACTTTAAAAAATTGGGATGTAAAAGATCGCCTGCACGAAATTACTGTTCCAACACTTTCCATTGGAGCCACTCATGATACGATGAATCCCGAAGAAATGAAATGGCTTGCAAATAATGTAGCAAACGGTAGGTTTCATCTGTGCCCTAACGGAAGTCATCTTTCGCAATATGATGATCAAGAAGTATTCTTTCAAGGATTGATTCAATTTATAAAAGATGTAGACTCTGGTAGTTTCAAAAAAGTATAA
- a CDS encoding ATP-binding cassette domain-containing protein — protein sequence MATLQVHDVTKSFGKNQVLNDVSFTIETGNIFGIFGKNGSGKSTLLKILFGTLSAESLQLEINGTKISSSEVIKKQLITYLPQHPFLPNNQRVRDIIPMYFQGEKEQDAVSYNPFVAKLTHKKAGMLSHGERKFFETILISHLPHPFLMLDEPFSMLEPLQIKALREFLMKISETKGIIITDHYYNDVLDITSKNIVLRDGKSLTVNSIDDLKKNEYLSKNQTK from the coding sequence TTGGCAACTTTACAAGTACATGATGTAACCAAAAGCTTCGGAAAAAACCAAGTTTTAAATGATGTTTCTTTTACAATAGAAACAGGAAATATTTTTGGAATTTTTGGAAAGAATGGAAGTGGAAAATCTACCTTATTAAAAATTCTCTTCGGAACGCTTTCCGCAGAAAGTTTACAGCTTGAAATAAATGGAACAAAAATTTCTTCTTCCGAAGTCATAAAAAAACAATTGATAACCTATTTACCGCAACACCCTTTTTTACCTAACAATCAAAGAGTACGTGATATTATCCCAATGTATTTTCAAGGGGAAAAAGAACAAGATGCCGTTTCTTACAATCCATTTGTTGCGAAGCTTACCCATAAAAAAGCAGGCATGCTCTCTCACGGAGAACGTAAGTTTTTTGAAACAATTTTAATTAGCCATTTGCCGCATCCGTTCCTTATGTTAGACGAACCATTTTCTATGCTGGAACCACTTCAAATAAAAGCATTAAGAGAGTTTTTAATGAAAATTTCAGAAACAAAAGGTATTATCATCACCGATCATTATTATAACGATGTGTTAGATATTACCTCTAAAAATATTGTTTTAAGGGACGGAAAAAGCCTGACAGTAAACTCCATTGACGATTTAAAGAAAAACGAATACCTTTCTAAAAACCAAACCAAATGA
- a CDS encoding amidohydrolase family protein: protein MRYLLSLLLISCAITLQAQKKDKDKKEETKWDVSNPGKDFNYKPHSFTTNEGTWMNLDVSPDGQTIVFDMLGDIYTMPISGGKATPIRTGIPFEVQPRFSPDGKKISFTSDAGGGDNIWVMNADGKDAKQITDEDFRLLNNAVWMPGGDYLIARKHFTSGRSLGAGEMWQYHINGGKGLQLTERKNDQQDVNEPFVSPDGKYLYYSEDMYPGGNFQYNKDPNSQIYVIKRYNFETGKTETITGGPGGAARPIISPNGKKLAFVKRVREKSVLFLHDLETGEEWPVYDQLNKDQQEAWAIFGVYPNFSWMPNNTDLVFWSGGKINKIDTETQQITNIPFTAEVKIDIADRVHFNNKVEEETFTPQVIRHAVTSPNGKIVIFNALGSLYKKELPNGSPQRITNGTDFEFEPTFSPDGKHIVFVTWNDLEKGAIFKVSTSGGTPVKLTQEKAIFRTPSYSQNGKHIVFRKEKGNTDQGFTFTKKPGIYTMDTSGNNEKFVTKDGEYPIFSKDGNRIFLQTGGTYFGNLTKKLISVNLNGNDKKEHLKSKYANRLVPSPDNKWIAFTHLHKAYVAPLVLNGQTIDLDNKSKSVPVSQIARDAGINLHWSPDSKKIMWTLGDEYFSNELKNRFTFLPGSSEEVPEMTLEGTKIGLTAPVDTPSGKIAFTNARIITMDGDKVFKNGTIVINENKIEAIGETSKIKVPNDAKVYDVAGKTIMPGMVDAHAHVGAFRYGLTTQQNWQLMANLAFGVTTSHDPSANTETVFSISELLKAGKLTGPRLYSTGFILYGADGDFKAVINNLEDAKSSIRRTKAFGAKSVKSYNQPRREQRQQVLQAAREEGINVVPEGGSTFFHNISMVIDGHTGVEHNIPVAPIYKDILEVWGKSDVGYTPTLIVNYGGLNGEYYYYQRDNVWENEKLLQFTPRRIVDSRSRHRTMVPEKEYENGHILVSETAKKLSDAGVKVNMGAHGQLQGLGAHWETWMLKQGGMTNLEALKTATINAAEYIGAGNDVGSLEKGKMADLIVLTDNPLDDIENTQSIEMVMVNGRLYDANTLNEIGNHAKERSPFWWEHNKYNQAFPWHQETEGFMKGGCGCHVGHQ, encoded by the coding sequence ATGAGATATTTGCTTTCCCTATTATTGATAAGCTGCGCGATAACCCTTCAAGCCCAAAAAAAAGATAAAGACAAAAAAGAAGAAACCAAATGGGATGTTTCTAACCCTGGGAAAGATTTTAACTACAAACCTCATTCTTTTACAACCAACGAGGGAACTTGGATGAACCTCGATGTAAGCCCCGACGGGCAAACCATCGTTTTTGATATGTTGGGCGATATTTACACGATGCCTATCTCCGGCGGCAAAGCAACGCCTATTAGAACCGGAATCCCTTTTGAAGTACAACCAAGATTTAGCCCTGATGGAAAGAAAATTTCTTTTACTAGTGATGCTGGTGGAGGTGATAATATTTGGGTAATGAATGCCGATGGTAAAGATGCCAAACAGATTACAGATGAAGATTTTCGGTTGCTAAATAATGCCGTTTGGATGCCTGGTGGAGACTATTTAATCGCGAGAAAGCATTTTACTTCGGGAAGAAGTTTAGGAGCTGGTGAAATGTGGCAATACCATATTAATGGTGGAAAAGGACTACAATTAACAGAACGAAAAAACGATCAACAAGACGTTAATGAACCGTTTGTTTCACCTGATGGTAAGTATTTGTATTATTCTGAAGATATGTATCCAGGTGGAAATTTTCAGTATAATAAAGACCCAAATAGTCAAATTTATGTAATTAAACGCTACAATTTTGAAACAGGAAAAACCGAAACCATAACTGGAGGTCCAGGTGGAGCTGCTCGTCCAATAATTTCGCCTAACGGAAAAAAATTAGCATTTGTAAAACGGGTTCGTGAGAAAAGTGTACTGTTTTTACACGATTTAGAAACGGGTGAAGAATGGCCTGTTTATGATCAACTCAACAAAGACCAACAAGAAGCTTGGGCTATTTTTGGTGTGTACCCAAACTTTAGCTGGATGCCTAATAATACCGATCTAGTATTTTGGAGCGGTGGAAAAATCAATAAAATTGATACCGAAACACAACAAATAACAAACATTCCATTTACCGCAGAAGTAAAAATTGATATTGCAGACCGCGTTCATTTTAACAATAAAGTTGAAGAAGAGACATTCACCCCACAAGTAATTCGTCATGCTGTGACCTCTCCTAATGGAAAAATCGTTATCTTTAATGCTTTGGGTTCTCTCTACAAAAAAGAATTACCCAACGGCTCCCCACAAAGAATTACAAACGGCACCGATTTTGAGTTTGAACCAACATTCTCCCCAGATGGAAAGCATATTGTTTTCGTCACTTGGAACGATCTTGAAAAAGGTGCCATTTTTAAAGTATCCACTTCAGGGGGAACTCCTGTAAAACTTACCCAAGAAAAAGCAATTTTCCGAACACCTTCTTATTCTCAAAATGGTAAACACATTGTGTTCAGAAAAGAAAAAGGAAACACAGATCAAGGATTTACGTTTACCAAAAAACCGGGAATCTATACAATGGATACTTCTGGTAACAATGAAAAATTTGTGACCAAAGATGGTGAATATCCAATATTCAGTAAAGATGGAAATCGAATTTTCTTGCAAACAGGCGGTACTTACTTCGGAAATCTTACTAAAAAATTAATCAGCGTCAACTTAAACGGAAACGACAAAAAAGAGCATCTAAAATCTAAATACGCCAACAGATTAGTTCCTAGTCCAGATAATAAATGGATTGCTTTTACACATCTTCATAAAGCGTATGTTGCACCGTTGGTTTTAAATGGCCAAACTATAGACTTAGACAATAAATCAAAATCGGTTCCAGTTTCGCAAATTGCAAGGGATGCAGGTATAAATTTACATTGGTCGCCAGACAGTAAAAAAATAATGTGGACATTGGGTGATGAATATTTCAGCAATGAACTAAAAAATAGGTTCACATTCTTACCAGGTTCTTCTGAAGAAGTTCCTGAAATGACACTTGAAGGAACTAAAATTGGTCTTACAGCTCCAGTTGATACACCATCAGGAAAAATTGCTTTTACCAATGCCCGAATTATTACTATGGATGGCGACAAAGTTTTTAAAAACGGAACCATTGTAATTAATGAAAATAAAATTGAAGCAATCGGTGAAACTTCTAAAATCAAGGTTCCAAATGATGCAAAAGTGTATGATGTTGCAGGAAAAACCATTATGCCTGGTATGGTCGATGCGCACGCCCACGTAGGGGCTTTTAGGTATGGTTTAACCACGCAACAAAACTGGCAGTTAATGGCTAACTTAGCATTTGGGGTCACTACTTCGCATGATCCTTCAGCAAATACAGAAACGGTATTCAGTATTTCTGAATTATTAAAAGCTGGGAAATTAACAGGTCCAAGATTATATTCTACGGGTTTTATACTATATGGCGCCGACGGTGATTTTAAAGCTGTTATAAATAACTTAGAAGACGCAAAGAGTAGCATTCGACGCACAAAAGCTTTTGGGGCAAAGAGTGTAAAAAGCTATAACCAACCAAGAAGAGAACAACGCCAACAAGTATTGCAAGCCGCACGCGAGGAAGGTATTAATGTAGTTCCAGAGGGCGGATCTACTTTCTTCCATAATATTTCAATGGTAATAGATGGTCACACAGGTGTTGAACACAACATTCCTGTAGCGCCTATTTATAAAGATATTTTAGAAGTTTGGGGTAAAAGCGACGTTGGCTATACGCCTACCCTAATTGTAAATTACGGCGGATTGAATGGCGAGTACTATTATTACCAACGTGATAATGTTTGGGAAAATGAAAAACTGCTACAATTTACACCAAGAAGAATTGTTGATAGTCGTTCGCGCCATCGTACGATGGTTCCTGAAAAAGAATATGAAAATGGACATATTTTAGTTTCAGAAACCGCTAAAAAATTGAGTGATGCTGGTGTGAAAGTTAATATGGGAGCTCACGGACAATTACAAGGATTGGGAGCTCATTGGGAAACATGGATGCTTAAACAAGGTGGAATGACCAATCTAGAGGCACTAAAAACTGCCACGATTAATGCAGCTGAATATATTGGAGCCGGAAATGATGTAGGCTCTTTAGAAAAAGGAAAAATGGCAGATTTAATCGTGTTAACAGATAACCCATTAGACGATATTGAAAACACGCAAAGTATAGAAATGGTAATGGTTAATGGCCGATTATACGATGCTAACACTTTAAATGAAATTGGAAACCACGCAAAAGAGCGTTCACCTTTTTGGTGGGAACACAACAAATACAACCAAGCCTTTCCTTGGCATCAAGAAACAGAAGGTTTTATGAAAGGCGGCTGTGGCTGCCACGTTGGACACCAATAG
- a CDS encoding diacylglycerol/lipid kinase family protein has protein sequence MKAIKNILVVVNPISGNTSKEDIITTIIERCNNDRYQLAIYETTGENDISSIKEEIIDHKVERILVVGGDGTIKIVAEAVEEFQVSVGIIPAGSANGLAVNFNIPPTLKEQLDIALGDNTIKADKLLVNNHVCFHMADLGINAELVKNYEASNIRGKLGYILQTVPTLFSSEYPFTFKIEVNSKTIEQTGIMLCIANANKFGTGATVNPNGKINDGVFELLVFKELNISEIINTIYNETDLNSGFAKEFTATSAKIKMHHPVPLQIDGEFIESTKKVKVKLCEKKLTIAVPKSFVS, from the coding sequence ATGAAAGCAATTAAGAATATTTTAGTAGTAGTAAACCCAATATCGGGTAACACATCTAAAGAAGATATTATAACAACTATTATAGAACGCTGTAATAATGATAGGTATCAATTAGCAATTTATGAGACTACAGGAGAGAATGATATTTCTAGTATAAAAGAAGAAATTATAGATCATAAAGTAGAGCGAATATTAGTTGTAGGAGGAGATGGTACTATAAAGATTGTTGCCGAAGCAGTTGAAGAATTTCAGGTTTCTGTTGGGATTATTCCTGCAGGATCTGCCAACGGACTAGCTGTGAACTTTAATATTCCACCTACTTTAAAAGAACAATTGGATATCGCTTTGGGAGACAACACCATTAAAGCCGATAAGCTTTTAGTAAATAACCACGTCTGCTTTCATATGGCTGACTTAGGAATTAACGCCGAATTGGTTAAAAATTATGAAGCGTCCAATATTCGAGGTAAACTGGGTTATATACTACAAACTGTGCCTACATTATTTTCTTCTGAATATCCATTTACTTTTAAAATTGAAGTAAATTCAAAAACCATTGAACAAACTGGAATCATGCTCTGTATTGCCAATGCCAATAAATTTGGAACTGGAGCCACAGTAAACCCAAATGGGAAAATAAATGATGGTGTGTTTGAACTCCTCGTTTTTAAGGAATTGAATATTTCTGAAATAATAAACACAATATATAATGAAACCGATTTAAACTCTGGATTTGCAAAGGAATTTACTGCAACGTCAGCAAAAATAAAAATGCATCATCCCGTCCCGCTTCAAATTGATGGAGAATTTATAGAAAGCACTAAAAAGGTGAAGGTAAAACTATGCGAAAAAAAATTAACTATAGCAGTTCCCAAAAGCTTTGTTTCGTGA